ctatctccatttcttgttcatgttttactaaattgcttttatttcataacaacatgtcttgttcatgttttaaattgcttttattttataacaatataaAATTTGTATCTCAATAACGATCAAGCATCTCTATCATAATTAATTATTACTTCTTTATAGGTATGGACCATGAAATTGATCATGATCTACTAGCTATTTAAGGAAGACATGTGTCGATCAAACATACTATACTACTTCCACAAAATACTACTTCTTTTGACACAACTTTTCTTAAAGACAAGGTGGAACCTAATTTAAACGTGAAATATTTGAAACTATAATCAATGTTGTTCACATGTAAATTATATTGTTgaagtaaacaaaaataattgTCAAGCTTAATGTTTGATATGTTAGACAAACAGTATAATTAAAGTTGTTTGAACATACTTTTTAAGTTTTATTATATAACTTTTATAAATTTTCTAAACTATTTTATACTCATTGTATGAAGTATACGTGGAACGCACGTATCCAGAACTATTCCTAGGATAAGCAAAGTCGCAAAGTTATAAAAATAGCAATAACTGTACAAGGGACAATATTAGCCAAAACTGGGCAGCATCCAAACAGCTAGGGGTGGCAAACGGACGGGTCGGGTTGGATATAGTCAGGTCGAAAATGGATAATGCAAatacggataaattatccgacccgacccatattCACAATACGGATAAAAAATCGGGTTAACTGACCGAtaatccatattatccatggtttcttgaatatgatcacttttgggagaattctcgatcttccaaacttgaggaaccccaatttgaagctttacaaatgtaaaagttaaactcattggttatccattttctaagtggataatatgatcTTGTCCACATTTGATCcgtttttaaaaaattcattatccaacccatttttagtgaataatatgggtagataactattttcttttaaccattttgtcaCGAATGCATCTATAAATCTAAGCATATCTCCTCTACATGAGCTAAATGTAATAATCATGAAAATGCATTTTTTGTAATTTGACCAATACCATAAAGTACGACTTTTTACCTTGCCCAAGAATTCTCCGTTGAAGAAATTTAATCAATGATGTTGCGTGAAGGTGAAAGGAGACTCTAGGGTATTCAATATGGATAATTTAGCTTGCACGCTTAAATTTGGATAATTTCAACAAAGATGAGCTTATATTATAACAAAACAACTAATGTTTGGCACGACGTTACTATCTCATTTTCTTTATAATTGTCAATGCTCTCTTGCTCAAATGGGTAAAATAGTTGGTTTTTAAAATGGGTATTTGAATAATTTAGGTTTTTAAAAATTAGTAGTTTACTGGTCGGAAAATGACCTTTTATGGCGGCTCGTACGATTTACTACACCTAAGTACAATGTATGTATATTGTAATTACAAGATTTAGTCTCGATACTTAGCTTTTGTTCAACAGGGACGACTCGACGGATTTTGTGGCCTGAAGTCAAAATATATTAAAAGGTCCTCAAATTTCTTTTGTAAAATTCATATAATAATGAGATACAAAGCAAACTCCTAGGGATTTGGCCTAGTGGTATAAAGCGTGACGTGTGAATTAGGTGCACGTCACGGTTGGAACTCTATTTTAAATGAAAATATAGCATTAATTAAGTGGAAGAAGGTAGAGGGGGCATGACGATAATCTGTCTTTCGAAACCTTGTGCCCCATTGCATTTGGGGATTTCTCTTAAAAAGATGGAACACAAAATAATTGCTTTCTAATGTATGGATCAATAAAGTATGGTGAAAAGAAATAGTCAACTCGGAGAATTGAGTTAAAATTAGAAAGTGAAATCATTAGAAACATAAAAGAACATGTGTACATAGAggggaaaaaattatatttgatagcgttcatcatttaattaaatgAGAGAAAAATTTATAGTTATTTATCACTCAACTGTATAACTTTAattaaaacttttaaaatattttattaataacaATTACATAAAATATATGTGACACATAAGACTTAAAAGCCCTTAATATTTTGGGGATCTAAGGCAATGACTTCATTTTCCTTACCCTCATAGGTGGAGCCACAATGTCTGTTACGGGTTTAGCTGAACCTAGTAGCTTTGGTTCAAATCatgtatttgttttaaattaatatatatatatttagaacCCAGTAAGGCAGTAACTTAAAAGAATAAGGATCTCAAACTCATAAACTTAAAATCTTGACTGCATCTCTGCTTACTTACGAGTGGTCCAGCATTCAATGCGGGTCGAAGCATCTGGTTGCTGGGTTGGTTAAATGTTGTTAATGAAAATAGTAATTCATTATTTTTAAGTCCCGGAGGCTTTTTGGTTCATCATGCTAAGCTCTTAGGCCGCCCCAGTTGTTCAACATAGCATTAATTTAGGTACCATAAATGAAATTACGCGCAAGGTATTTTTATACTATCATGGTATATTTAGAATCTGAAGTGGGAATATTTTAATTTGGTATAGGCAAAAAGCTTTCTTTCTTGCGAATTAAACCGTCTAATAGTCAAATCTCATCCTACAGAAAATGAGCAAATGGAAtaaaatttatacaaaaaatgAAACAAATGGGATAATATTTTATGAACTTCAACTACAATCCCTGAAAATCCTTTCTGTAGTCTAACATTGAAAAGTCAACATTCATATATTTTAAGAAACCCATGTGGCACATCCACCACAACATGTATCCACTGGGCAATACATGAAATCCAGTCTATTATTATCCTCTTTAATAGTACTAGTACATGTCTATATATTGGAATTGGCTCCCTTAGAAAGAAATGAACAAGAACGAAAATCACCAATTAATCATGAAAAACGTACGCTTTCAAAACGGCGTTATACGCCAAATTTTGACATCAAACTGCATTTTCTTGATCATGATTTTCTTAGTTGAAGGTACCCTTCCTCAAGATCCCATCAAGTGTACAACCAAAAATTCAAACTGCACCATCACAAATATTTATGGCTCATTTCCGGATCGGAGCATTTGCCGTGCAGCTGAAGTCACGTACCCTACCACAGAAGAAGAGCTCATCTCTGCAGTAGGAAAAGCAACTAAGGAGAAAAGGAAAATGAGAGTAGCCACTCGCTACTCTCAGAGTATTCCTAAATTGGTTTGTCCTGGTGAGGATGATGGTCTCATTATCAGTACAAAACTCCTTGATAAGGTACTACATATTGCCGTACTTCATTGTGTGACCATCAAACGTAAAAGCTTAAACTATTAGAAATTAcactttttaaattattttaattatattatgtCTCAACAGGTACAGATGATGGATCGACAGAATATGAAGATGAGGGTGGATAGTGGACTAATACTAAAGGATTTGATCGATGAGGCAGCGCGGGTTGGCCTTGCGCTGCCTCATTCGCCTTATTGGTGGGGGATGAGTGTTGGTGGTCTGCTAGGTACTGGTGCACATGGAAGCTCTCTGTGGGGTTTGGGAAGTGCAGTGCATAACTATGTAGTTGAGCTTCGGATCGTCACACCAGCTACAGAAGAAGAAGGCTATGCAAAAGTCCGGACCCTTGACGCTGCTAATCCTGAGTTCTATGCAGCTAAATTGTCACTTGGAGTTCTTGGAGTCATTTCACAGGTATATAAATCACCTTACTTTCCTTCTTAATTATCTGTATAATCTGCAACATGTTCTGAAATTATCAGAAGTCACGTAAAATCTCATAGTAAAATATAGTGGTCTCTAGGTAGTGACACAATTTTTTGTACATTTTCTGTATCATTTGTGATAAGAGTATTATATGTGAAAAAGGGATAAGTTACATTGGTTTCAAAATTTACGACTTTTTCATCGAACTTTTGTTACTAACTAGTGAATGGTTAACTTGTTCCTTAAAATGGTTCAGTTAAGAGTTAATACTAAAAAAACACTAAACTATCCACGAAACTATGGGATGTTGTTGTTACCCCCCTTGAACTATATAAAATTACCTATATAAAACCCCATGCAATGTCAAGTGAAATGGAGGGTAGCTTCGCGCTCTTTGCTGTTATACAAttaagaaattttaaaaaaaaataaaattgcgcCATTTGGTGGCGTGGTCCTTTAATTCCAGTCACAAAAATTAAGGATAAGTATAACATTTACTAAGAACTTTAATCCTCTTATTGACTTTGGTACTTACATCCCTTCATGTTgatgtatgtatatataatatatgtctcCACCTTTCTTAACACGGTTTTAGAACATATATTATATTACATGTCTGCACCTTTCTTCACTCGGTTTTAGAAAATTGGTATTGTTACTCCCTaagttataaatttataatattaaGTTTTGTTTTTCTAGagttaaattatataaattttgagTACTTAATATTTTAATATGTATTTTTTCACCATATTTATAAAGTAAttgtaaattataatactttttgtatagtttttaaatatttaaattttaatattaaaatattgAAATAATTTAATTCATATGTTAGCTTCAATAATTAGTTGGAAATTTACAATCAGTTGACTTGCAAGTCATAACAACTCATTGCACACCAACTAATAAATCTGTTAAGGGTCGTTTCGTTTAGAAACAAGTTAGGTAGCGATTTTAATACAAAGATTATTAGCATATGAATTAGTAGGATTTGGCTCACCTCCGGTACGGATCTCTTCATTTCCATCAATGCACATTTAATTTAATGACACTTATCATTTTTCGGATCTAAGGACCAAGGTTTATTTAGAGTAAATCTTGGTTAAACTAAACATTCTTTTACTGGATTAaaatgaaaataatttttttttgcatATTTTTTTTTCGTTCTGATTGGGAAGACAAAATTAATTAGTCAgagaggaaaaatattttcttaccaAGATTAAAACTAAAAAATCCTATATTTTTTCATTTGTCTGCCCAACTAAAACTGAAAGAGGacaaatgaaaaaaatatttttcctctcTGAGAggacaaataaataaatataggattttttagttttaatcttggtaagaaaaatatttttcctctcTGACTAACTAATTTTGTCTGCCCAATCAGAACGGaaaaaaaatgtgcaaaagaaaaaatataggattttttagttttaatcttggtaagaaaatatttttcctctcTGACTAACTAATTTTGTCTGCCCAATCAGAACGGaaaaaaaatgtgcaaaagaaaattattttttattctaATCCAGCAAAAGAATATTTAGTTTAaccaaaatatttttcattctaaTCCAGCAAAATAAACTTTGGCCCTTAGATCCGAAAAATGACAAGTGTCATTAAATTAAATGTGCATTGATGGAAATGGAGAGATTATGTACAGGAGGTGATCCAAATCCGAATTAGTAATATAGGGATTGTGATGCAAAGATTATTTTTATCGTTTGTTTGGTtatttgtattaaaaatgagatatacgggtaaaatataaaaatatgagtTAATTTTTTAAATCCAAAAACAGAAAGAAAGAGTATGAGGGAACGTTGGACCCTTCTACGTTCTTTTGACGTTAACAAGCTCGGGGCTGATACACATTGTGGCAAGTGGACGTGATACTGTTTTCgtcgaaatttttattaaatatgtatatatagatagtgtagaaaataaaaatattgagtATAAATGTAAAATAAATGACATCATTTATTACTATAGCGATTTATTCATTCGTTCATTTCTTCAAATATCTACATCGCTTACCAAAAATCTTGCATATGATACTGAACAAGCTTCTCTGTTTTGTATATGTAGGTTACTTTCAAGTTACAACCAATGTTCAAACGTAATATCACCTTTGTAGAAAAGAGTGATTCAAATTTGGGAGATGAAGTCATCACCTTTGGAAGAAAACATGAATTTGCAGATTTCTCTTGGTTCCCAAGTCAAAAAACAGTGCTTTACAGGATTGATAATCGAGTTCCCTTAAACATCTCTGGCAATGCTCTAAATGATTATCTTGGATTCCGACCCACTTCTCCACTTATTCTTTCATCTATGAGAAGCTCAGGTAATTGGCTTAAACTTCACAACATTATTGAAATTATTCTTATTTGTGTTATTAGGGATATATAGAGGCGAAGTCAAGATTTGAATTTTATGAATTCTAAATTTTGACATCAGATGTTAATAGATTTATGAATAGCATACTCCCTCAGTTTATTTGTTTTGTCCATCTTTGACTAAGCACATCCATTAAGAATCAATTAACATAATGATAATTTACTATATTATCCCTAATTATAACTATTGAAAAACTATGACAATTATAAATCCAAAATGATGGGAAATGATAAGGGTAAAGTAGATATATAATGATAAATTATCTCTTGTTTTTTCAAACtggataaataaaaataaatatttttcttagtatagtggacaagtaaaaataaaaggaaGGAATAAAGAGTTTAGACTATAGTTACTAGCTAAATTGTAACTCCCCCTCCGACAAGGGATAAGATCCAAATAATGTACAAGGGAGATTaatattattaaatatatatgTTTTTTCCGTATGTTGTTTAACATCTATCCTCTTAAATCTTTTAAATAGAGGAGACTCAAGAAGCTCTACGTGATTCTAATGGAAAATGCCTAAGTGGAAAACTCACCAAGTCATTATTGGACACAGCAAAGTATGGGTACACAAACAACGGTAAGTATCTCAAAATCTCCATTAGAATGTTCAGATATATTGTgggtaataataataacaacaatggTACGATTTGCAGAGGGTAAGTTGTACGTCGATTTTATCCCTACCTTATATAAGGCATAGGGAATTGGGGGGAGGGGAGAGCACATAAAACATAGGGACTTTGGGGGAGGAGAGTAGCTTAaagaattattttattaaaaaaaatatttttactctcTAACTAAATGctaaaaaaaaaattcgaaaaaagattttcactcaccaaccaaacaaggaaaaataagtgataCAACCAATCATTTTctatgaaaatattttccttgacGCCAAACACACCCAAAAAGTTGCTGTATTTTCCCACCGCATTTTCAGTCAGCCAAACAAAATCAAAAGCAGTAATTTAATCCACAGTAAAGCCAAACTTTCAGATATGATTTTTTGGCTCTTTACaaatttgtttttagttttacgatccaatttttttttacagatttacttttacacataagagatctgTCTTTTACACCTAACTAATAAGAGATCtgaaaaagatatttttttaaatttaaaattataaagaGGCATATAGCAGTGACTTATTTGTTATAGCTGGCGCATAAGAAAAGTATATACTATTAGAAAGGATTCTATACATAAAGAACAATCTTGGGATCCTGCTCTTATTTGCAAAACTAAAAAGGAATATTACAGCTAGTTCTGCATCCACCTGTTGGTACAGCGAATTCGACAGCAAAATGTCCCATTAGAAAATAAGTTTGCAGATTTTATGTTTTAACACCTTTGCACAAAGAAACTCAAACAGGTGCGGATTTTATAGATTATTACTCTCTTTCAATTTAATTTCAAATCGAAACTTTTGTATCGTGGAGGAAAACTGAGAATGTGTTTGATACAATGAAAGCCATTTTTCATAAGAATAATTTTCATagctaaaatatatttttcaatgtTTGGTTGTTGAGaaaaaatatttcctaaaaaacatatatatatatatatatatatataagagctaAGCGAGTTTTGATGAAATTCTTAATAATAATATCTTAAGTGCTAGGTCAAGCAAGTAATATAAAGTTTCAAATATAAATAGCAGTAAGGAAATTGACGTCCCGCTCATAAGTGAGGAAAGTCACTTTTTTCCATTTGATAAAACAAATTTCGTTGAACACATGTTCTGTCGACCAAACACAGAAAATGACTTCCTCATCAAAAATA
The DNA window shown above is from Nicotiana tomentosiformis chromosome 8, ASM39032v3, whole genome shotgun sequence and carries:
- the LOC104091950 gene encoding probable L-gulonolactone oxidase 6, with protein sequence MNKNENHQLIMKNVRFQNGVIRQILTSNCIFLIMIFLVEGTLPQDPIKCTTKNSNCTITNIYGSFPDRSICRAAEVTYPTTEEELISAVGKATKEKRKMRVATRYSQSIPKLVCPGEDDGLIISTKLLDKVQMMDRQNMKMRVDSGLILKDLIDEAARVGLALPHSPYWWGMSVGGLLGTGAHGSSLWGLGSAVHNYVVELRIVTPATEEEGYAKVRTLDAANPEFYAAKLSLGVLGVISQVTFKLQPMFKRNITFVEKSDSNLGDEVITFGRKHEFADFSWFPSQKTVLYRIDNRVPLNISGNALNDYLGFRPTSPLILSSMRSSEETQEALRDSNGKCLSGKLTKSLLDTAKYGYTNNGILFTGYPLIGPQNRLQASGSCLINDGILDDLVCPWDPRIKGLFFHQTTFSIGLSKVKNFIQDVQKLVVLQPKALCGLDLYSGILMRYVTASNAYLGHQEDAVDFDITYYRSKNPLTPRLYEDILEEIEQMAMFKYGAEPHWGKNRNVAFIDVIKKYKDADKFLKVKETYDPLGLFSNDWTDQILGLRSGLSIVKEGCALEGLCICSEDSHCAPTKGYFCKPGKVYVEARVCTLLSSNVI